A region of Nostoc sp. 'Peltigera membranacea cyanobiont' N6 DNA encodes the following proteins:
- a CDS encoding RpoD/SigA family RNA polymerase sigma factor, giving the protein MPNPTTDLVRSYLKEIGRYPLLTPEQEITNARLVQQMMAIEEQRSNLALQLNREPTARELATLLGQTEAEVQSIVQQGQKAKHKMVTANLRLVVSVAKKYQNHNLDFLDLLQEGALGLQRGVEKFDPNKGYKLSTYTYWWITQSITRAIADKSRTIRLPIHINEKLNKIRRIQQQLSQSLGRPPVVAEIAESLNLLPSQIRDYLQVSKSPVSLEMRVGDEGESELVDILPMDSISLDEQIAQELLHQDLSKLLALLKPRQREVLTLRFGLSDNQQLTLSQVAKRLNLSRETIRKTEHQGLKILRSHQNKIKDYLLN; this is encoded by the coding sequence ATGCCCAATCCAACTACGGACTTAGTTCGCTCCTACCTCAAAGAAATCGGACGCTACCCTCTGCTAACTCCTGAGCAAGAAATTACAAATGCTAGGCTTGTGCAGCAGATGATGGCGATTGAAGAACAGCGATCAAACCTCGCACTTCAACTAAACCGAGAACCAACTGCAAGAGAATTAGCTACCTTGCTTGGGCAAACCGAAGCTGAAGTACAGTCAATCGTTCAACAAGGTCAAAAAGCTAAACATAAAATGGTGACAGCTAACCTACGATTGGTGGTTTCTGTTGCCAAAAAATACCAGAACCACAATTTAGATTTTCTCGACTTGCTCCAAGAAGGGGCACTGGGACTACAGCGTGGGGTCGAGAAATTTGACCCTAACAAAGGCTACAAACTATCAACCTATACTTATTGGTGGATTACCCAGTCAATAACACGTGCTATAGCAGATAAGTCTCGCACTATTCGTTTACCAATTCATATCAACGAAAAGTTAAACAAAATCAGGAGAATACAGCAGCAACTGTCTCAGTCTTTGGGTCGTCCTCCAGTTGTAGCAGAAATTGCCGAATCGTTGAATCTATTGCCAAGCCAAATAAGAGATTACCTTCAGGTTTCCAAGTCTCCAGTTTCATTAGAAATGAGAGTGGGAGATGAGGGTGAAAGTGAACTAGTCGATATTTTACCGATGGATAGCATTTCTCTAGATGAGCAAATAGCTCAGGAGCTTTTACACCAAGACTTGAGCAAGTTGCTGGCATTGCTTAAGCCAAGGCAACGAGAAGTATTGACTCTACGTTTTGGATTGTCAGATAATCAGCAACTGACTTTGAGTCAAGTTGCAAAACGCCTAAATCTTAGTCGGGAAACAATTCGTAAAACTGAACATCAAGGTCTAAAAATTTTACGCTCTCATCAAAACAAGATTAAAGACTATCTTCTTAA
- a CDS encoding strawberry notch family protein, translating into MVQQLFTQGSLFDLQTVIDYGQSVINVAQELAKVLIDNRPLSTKTVQAQMNRYFLGSAASGAWQWKDAYEAVEVAQILYLRHLGIRILSQQPQVVVQQLEELTALCPTHTRRSEESVQLQQFSTPLPLAYLVAKAGFIQATDLVLEPSAGTGLLAQMAKLHSASLMLNELAPDRSKILRRLFPGTPLFSVNAEQINDYLVGKTQPSVVLMNPPFSASPKINSRNPDATKSHINSALQRLADGGRLVTITANWFSPANPSWRETFLKWQEKARVLMSVGVNGKVYSKHGTQIDTRITVIDKVPADSSEIPCITETLNLLEILALIQQLPQRSSWERSEIKATAKAKVVQLPKRIIVAQPETVSFLPDDVVVLEYEVIEWTASEGLKDTLYETYRPQRIRIKDALPHPSLLCESAGMALVSPPAPTYKPHLPRNIVSQGLLSEAQLESVIYAGQAHCEFLSGSYIVDDSWDNVTVAATGEENAVKFRRGWFLGDGTGAGKGRQCAGIILDNWCQERRKAIWVSKSSALIEDARRDWCALGGSEKDIIDLSNIKLGDPIPFTQGILFCTYSTLRSQKNGKSRLKQIVEWAGKDFEGAIAYDECHSMGNAMAQEGKLGMVAASQQGIVGLRLQNALPQARVVYVSATGATKVSNLSYANRLGLWQTGDFPFTSREDFVESIEGGGIAAMEVVARDLKALGLYLARSLSFEGVEYQTLYIDLTPTQERSYNSYSDAFQVIHHNLDKALEACNISGDKTYNRAAKMSAVSQFESHKQRFFNHLLTGMKCPTLIKAIEQDLAQGLAIVIQIVSTNEELLKRRLDEVPASEWKDLNLDLTPREYVMDYLMSAFPVHLHSIHSGVDGEERSEPVFDADGSPVISQEAVALRDALVDKLASLDPIPGALEQLLWHFGHKQIAEVTGRSKRVLKDDSGRLFVDSRGAGANIAETNAFMTGEKQVLIFSDAGGTGRSYHADLNAVNRRRRSHYLLEAGWRADNAIQGLGRSHRTNQASAPVFRPVTTNVIGERRFISTIARRLDSLGALTRGQRQTGGNGIFEAKDNLESNYAEHALYELFRQIYQGRFYEVPLGKFEQMTGLSLTSHEGGMKIDLPPLRQFLNRLLALRIDMQNIIFERFELLLSQQIEAAIAAGVYEMGVETLRAERFTVDSQEAVYTHPATGSVTNYLKIERTQNNNIRTADEMLEFATQYQGRLMINSKSGNAAVSIPTHSIYDADGGVVPRVLLIRPQKETRVPVQDLESSTWGQVSIDAFTAAWSTEVNELPKFTTDYLHLVTGILLPIWKILPQQNSRVFRLQTSDGQKILGRVVNANDIKSVAEQLGLKDKLLSPQELVSLVLNEGYSQQLPGGVTCDVLSLLMNLV; encoded by the coding sequence ATGGTACAGCAACTTTTCACTCAAGGTTCTTTATTCGATTTGCAAACAGTAATCGATTATGGGCAGTCAGTTATTAATGTTGCCCAAGAGCTTGCAAAAGTTTTAATAGATAATCGCCCTCTCTCTACAAAAACTGTTCAAGCTCAGATGAATCGCTATTTTCTAGGCAGTGCTGCGTCCGGTGCGTGGCAGTGGAAAGACGCTTACGAAGCAGTGGAAGTAGCGCAAATCTTATATCTGCGTCATCTGGGAATTAGGATTTTATCACAACAACCTCAAGTGGTTGTGCAACAATTAGAAGAATTAACAGCCCTCTGCCCAACCCATACTCGCCGTAGTGAAGAGTCAGTACAGCTTCAGCAATTCTCCACCCCTTTGCCGCTTGCTTATCTGGTAGCCAAAGCAGGATTTATACAAGCTACTGATTTGGTGCTGGAGCCAAGTGCCGGAACTGGCCTATTGGCACAAATGGCTAAACTGCACAGTGCAAGTCTGATGCTCAACGAGCTTGCACCCGATAGAAGTAAGATTCTGCGTCGGTTGTTTCCAGGTACACCGCTATTCTCAGTAAACGCGGAACAGATTAACGACTATCTGGTTGGCAAGACTCAGCCCTCAGTTGTGCTGATGAATCCACCTTTCTCTGCATCTCCCAAAATCAACAGTCGCAACCCCGACGCAACTAAGAGCCACATCAACTCGGCATTGCAAAGACTGGCTGACGGTGGACGGCTGGTAACAATCACAGCCAACTGGTTTTCTCCAGCTAACCCAAGCTGGCGAGAGACTTTCCTTAAGTGGCAGGAGAAGGCACGAGTTTTAATGTCAGTCGGGGTTAACGGCAAGGTGTACTCAAAGCATGGTACACAAATCGATACCAGAATCACAGTAATTGACAAAGTTCCGGCTGACTCCAGCGAAATACCTTGCATTACTGAAACTTTAAATCTGCTTGAAATACTGGCACTGATTCAGCAGTTGCCACAGCGATCTTCGTGGGAACGCTCAGAGATCAAAGCTACTGCGAAGGCAAAAGTTGTTCAATTGCCAAAACGTATTATAGTTGCACAACCAGAAACAGTTTCCTTTCTTCCAGACGACGTAGTAGTGTTGGAGTATGAGGTTATCGAGTGGACGGCTAGTGAGGGTTTGAAAGATACCCTATACGAAACATATCGCCCACAACGAATCAGAATTAAAGATGCTTTACCTCATCCGTCGCTACTCTGCGAGAGTGCGGGAATGGCATTAGTATCGCCTCCGGCTCCCACTTACAAACCACATCTCCCGCGAAACATTGTATCCCAAGGCTTGCTATCTGAAGCACAACTTGAAAGTGTGATTTACGCAGGTCAGGCGCACTGTGAATTTCTGTCTGGGTCTTATATTGTGGATGATTCTTGGGATAATGTGACTGTAGCGGCAACTGGCGAAGAAAATGCCGTAAAATTTCGGCGTGGCTGGTTCTTAGGCGATGGGACAGGCGCGGGGAAAGGAAGACAATGTGCAGGAATCATCCTCGACAACTGGTGTCAGGAACGAAGAAAAGCAATCTGGGTATCAAAGAGTTCTGCTCTTATTGAGGACGCACGTAGAGATTGGTGTGCGCTCGGAGGTAGTGAAAAAGATATCATTGACCTGAGCAACATCAAACTTGGCGACCCCATCCCTTTCACCCAAGGTATTCTGTTCTGCACCTACTCAACTCTGCGCTCTCAAAAGAACGGTAAAAGTCGGCTCAAGCAAATTGTTGAATGGGCAGGCAAGGACTTTGAGGGAGCGATCGCCTATGACGAGTGCCACAGTATGGGTAACGCAATGGCTCAAGAGGGCAAACTGGGCATGGTTGCAGCATCCCAGCAAGGCATTGTTGGGCTGCGGTTGCAAAACGCATTACCGCAGGCACGGGTTGTCTATGTCTCTGCAACTGGTGCAACTAAAGTCTCAAATCTCTCATACGCCAATCGTCTGGGGCTTTGGCAGACTGGAGATTTCCCTTTCACCTCCCGTGAGGATTTTGTGGAATCCATTGAGGGCGGTGGTATCGCTGCGATGGAAGTGGTCGCCAGGGATCTCAAGGCTTTGGGACTGTATCTGGCGCGGAGCCTTTCATTCGAGGGAGTTGAGTATCAAACTCTCTACATTGATTTAACGCCGACGCAGGAACGGAGTTATAACAGCTACTCCGATGCTTTTCAAGTTATTCACCATAATTTAGATAAAGCCCTGGAAGCTTGTAATATCTCTGGTGACAAGACTTACAACCGTGCTGCGAAGATGAGCGCAGTGTCTCAGTTCGAGTCGCACAAGCAAAGATTCTTCAATCATCTGCTGACCGGGATGAAATGCCCTACCCTGATCAAAGCGATTGAGCAGGATCTAGCCCAAGGTCTTGCAATTGTCATTCAAATAGTTTCGACTAATGAAGAACTTTTGAAACGACGACTTGATGAAGTTCCGGCTTCCGAATGGAAGGATCTCAATCTTGACTTGACCCCACGAGAATATGTGATGGATTACCTGATGAGTGCTTTCCCTGTTCATCTGCATTCCATTCATTCTGGCGTTGATGGAGAAGAAAGATCCGAGCCGGTCTTTGACGCTGATGGCTCTCCAGTTATTTCCCAAGAAGCTGTAGCCTTGAGAGATGCCTTAGTCGATAAGTTAGCAAGCCTTGATCCCATCCCCGGCGCATTAGAACAATTGCTGTGGCACTTCGGTCACAAGCAAATTGCCGAAGTAACTGGTCGCAGCAAGCGAGTTCTGAAAGATGATTCGGGGCGTTTGTTCGTTGATTCACGCGGTGCTGGGGCGAATATTGCTGAGACTAACGCATTTATGACGGGTGAGAAACAAGTTCTCATCTTCTCTGATGCAGGCGGCACGGGTCGCAGCTATCATGCTGACCTTAACGCTGTGAATCGTCGGCGGCGATCGCATTATCTTTTAGAAGCTGGCTGGAGAGCAGACAATGCAATCCAGGGGTTGGGGCGATCGCACAGAACCAACCAAGCATCAGCACCCGTGTTCCGACCTGTTACCACTAACGTCATCGGTGAACGCCGCTTTATCTCAACCATTGCCCGAAGGCTGGATAGCTTGGGCGCTCTTACTCGTGGTCAACGGCAGACGGGTGGCAATGGGATATTTGAGGCTAAGGATAATCTGGAGTCAAATTATGCAGAACACGCCCTGTATGAGTTATTCCGACAAATATACCAAGGTCGATTTTATGAAGTGCCTTTAGGAAAGTTCGAGCAAATGACGGGACTTAGCTTAACCTCTCATGAAGGCGGGATGAAAATCGACTTGCCTCCATTGCGGCAATTCCTCAATCGCCTCCTGGCTCTACGCATCGATATGCAAAACATCATTTTCGAGAGGTTTGAACTACTCTTGAGTCAGCAGATTGAAGCAGCGATCGCGGCTGGTGTCTATGAGATGGGTGTGGAAACTTTACGGGCTGAACGGTTTACTGTTGACAGCCAGGAAGCTGTGTACACCCACCCTGCCACTGGTAGCGTAACGAACTATCTCAAGATAGAACGCACTCAGAACAATAACATCAGAACTGCTGACGAGATGTTAGAGTTCGCCACTCAATATCAAGGAAGGCTCATGATCAACTCCAAGTCAGGCAATGCTGCTGTATCAATTCCGACACATAGTATCTACGACGCGGATGGTGGTGTTGTCCCAAGAGTTTTGCTGATTCGTCCACAGAAAGAAACTCGCGTACCAGTCCAAGACTTGGAATCTTCCACATGGGGGCAAGTTTCTATTGATGCGTTTACTGCTGCTTGGTCTACTGAAGTAAACGAATTACCCAAGTTCACAACCGATTACCTGCATTTGGTAACTGGTATTCTCCTACCCATCTGGAAAATCCTACCACAGCAGAATAGTCGAGTATTCCGCTTGCAAACCAGCGATGGACAAAAGATTCTCGGTCGGGTGGTGAATGCTAATGATATTAAGTCAGTGGCTGAACAACTCGGACTGAAGGATAAGCTGTTAAGCCCACAGGAGTTAGTCTCTTTAGTGCTAAACGAAGGCTATTCCCAGCAGTTACCGGGTGGCGTAACTTGCGACGTTCTTTCGTTGCTAATGAACCTCGTATAG